One genomic region from Candidatus Bathyarchaeia archaeon encodes:
- the rpsB gene encoding 30S ribosomal protein S2 has protein sequence MESEASLAEKDKEEIKKEKFEEETSVSVEEELLLPRDTLLSAGIHIGTRMKTKDMEQFIYRVRPDGLFVLDVKKTDERIRVAAKFLARFESSRIAAAAARLYAQEPVKKFCEAIGATPIVGRFIPGLLSNPLYPNRIEPNVLIVSDPRADSQAVREAASVGVPVVALCSTDNDFSGVDLVIPTNNKGRRALAVIYWLLARQVLRERGELPPDKDMPLTIEDFEAKISKEEEES, from the coding sequence ATGGAGAGTGAAGCGAGCTTGGCTGAAAAAGATAAGGAAGAAATCAAAAAGGAGAAGTTTGAAGAGGAAACAAGTGTAAGTGTAGAAGAAGAGCTTTTACTGCCTCGGGACACGCTTCTCTCGGCTGGAATACACATTGGAACTAGAATGAAGACTAAAGACATGGAACAGTTCATATACCGTGTCAGACCAGACGGCCTATTTGTTCTGGACGTAAAAAAAACTGATGAACGTATAAGGGTGGCAGCCAAGTTCTTGGCAAGATTTGAATCTTCAAGGATCGCCGCTGCCGCTGCGAGGCTATATGCACAAGAGCCTGTAAAAAAGTTTTGCGAGGCTATTGGCGCAACACCAATTGTTGGGCGCTTCATCCCTGGGTTGCTTTCAAACCCGCTCTATCCAAATCGTATTGAACCAAATGTGTTAATAGTTTCAGACCCTAGGGCGGATTCTCAAGCTGTGAGGGAGGCAGCCTCTGTTGGTGTTCCGGTGGTAGCCTTGTGCAGCACTGACAACGACTTTTCCGGAGTTGACCTAGTGATACCCACAAACAATAAAGGCAGAAGAGCCTTAGCAGTCATTTACTGGCTTCTTGCGAGGCAAGTTCTGCGCGAAAGAGGTGAACTCCCACCAGATAAGGACATGCCACTAACCATCGAGGATTTTGAGGCTAAAATATCAAAAGAGGAAGAGGAGAGCTAA
- the amrB gene encoding AmmeMemoRadiSam system protein B: MAKIRLPSQAGAFYAGKAESLKRQIEECFLHELGPGKIPTVVEGSRRIVGLVCPHAGYMYSGPVAAHAYYNLASDGKPDTVVLFGPNHTGYGSALAVMNEGFWRTPLGDVEVDGETANKIVREARIVDVDDSAHRYEHSIEVQLPFLQYLFGSAFKIVPICFLMQDLHSSSEVGQAVAKVLAGKNALIIASSDMTHYESQKTAEKKDMLALQAVEAMDEERFYSIIEEHRITACGYGPIIALITAAKALGAREAKLLCYKTSGDVTGDYSAVVGYAAVQFTK; this comes from the coding sequence ATGGCGAAGATTCGGCTTCCGAGCCAGGCTGGAGCCTTCTACGCTGGAAAAGCCGAATCGTTGAAGAGGCAGATTGAAGAGTGCTTTCTACACGAGTTAGGACCTGGAAAAATTCCAACAGTTGTTGAAGGATCGAGGCGCATAGTTGGCCTTGTTTGCCCCCATGCTGGATACATGTATTCTGGACCGGTGGCAGCCCACGCCTATTACAATTTGGCTTCTGATGGTAAGCCAGACACCGTTGTGCTTTTTGGCCCAAACCATACTGGTTATGGTAGTGCCTTGGCCGTTATGAACGAGGGCTTTTGGCGCACTCCGCTTGGCGATGTTGAGGTGGACGGGGAAACAGCCAACAAGATTGTTAGGGAAGCTCGCATTGTTGATGTTGATGACTCGGCTCATCGATATGAGCATTCGATTGAGGTGCAGCTTCCATTTCTACAGTATCTTTTCGGCTCAGCGTTCAAAATTGTGCCCATATGCTTTTTGATGCAGGATTTGCACTCCTCAAGTGAAGTTGGGCAAGCTGTTGCAAAGGTTTTGGCTGGAAAGAATGCCTTAATTATAGCTTCTTCAGACATGACCCACTATGAATCCCAGAAAACGGCGGAGAAGAAGGACATGTTGGCACTTCAAGCTGTCGAAGCCATGGATGAGGAACGCTTCTATTCGATAATCGAAGAGCATCGGATTACAGCGTGTGGTTATGGTCCCATAATTGCCCTTATCACGGCTGCAAAGGCTTTGGGGGCTAGAGAGGCAAAATTATTATGTTACAAAACTAGTGGAGATGTTACTGGCGACTACTCGGCTGTTGTTGGGTATGCCGCCGTCCAATTCACAAAATAG
- the mvk gene encoding mevalonate kinase — MGVIASAPAKIILFGEHFVVYGEPAIVLAIDKRAYARAELREDKRLFLRSLNLNVAGFFENGNFKIEEGNPKEARMKLEPLKCAVEKVLEISGERVGLNIEVNSTVPVAAGLGSSAAVAAAVTAAVGALLNVKMSREDVFRIAYEAEKIMHGTPSGVDPAISTFGGTLLFQIDTGFKPLDVRADIPLVIGNTGVERSTRSQVTKVRSLKDRYPQIVEPMMRSAREIVLRAIEALKEGDLETLGELMNINHALLYGLGVSDESLEWLINAARKAGALGAKLTGAGGGGCMIALASKDRVENVLEAVQRAGGSAFIARKTDEGVRIEPT, encoded by the coding sequence ATGGGAGTTATCGCTTCAGCTCCCGCGAAAATAATACTTTTCGGAGAACACTTCGTCGTTTACGGCGAACCCGCCATAGTCCTGGCTATAGACAAAAGAGCCTACGCAAGAGCGGAACTACGAGAGGACAAGAGGCTTTTTCTACGCTCTTTAAACCTAAACGTCGCTGGATTTTTCGAAAATGGGAACTTTAAAATTGAAGAAGGAAACCCAAAAGAGGCAAGAATGAAGCTTGAACCGCTCAAATGTGCTGTGGAAAAAGTTCTGGAGATTTCAGGAGAGAGGGTGGGCTTAAACATAGAGGTTAACTCAACCGTTCCAGTCGCAGCTGGTTTAGGGTCTTCGGCGGCTGTGGCTGCTGCCGTGACAGCAGCTGTCGGCGCCCTACTAAATGTGAAAATGTCAAGGGAGGATGTTTTCCGCATAGCCTATGAAGCTGAAAAAATAATGCATGGCACGCCTTCGGGCGTTGACCCAGCAATATCAACCTTTGGAGGCACTCTGCTTTTCCAAATAGACACGGGATTTAAGCCTCTAGACGTCAGGGCGGATATCCCGCTTGTTATCGGCAACACAGGCGTTGAAAGGTCAACGCGGAGCCAAGTGACGAAGGTTCGAAGCTTAAAGGATCGTTACCCACAGATTGTTGAGCCTATGATGAGGTCTGCCCGTGAAATAGTCTTAAGAGCCATCGAAGCCTTAAAAGAAGGCGACTTGGAAACCCTTGGGGAACTGATGAACATAAACCATGCACTGCTTTATGGATTGGGGGTTTCGGACGAGTCTTTAGAGTGGCTTATTAACGCCGCCCGCAAGGCTGGAGCATTAGGCGCAAAACTGACGGGGGCTGGTGGCGGCGGGTGCATGATAGCCCTTGCAAGCAAGGATAGAGTTGAAAATGTTTTGGAGGCTGTTCAGAGGGCTGGTGGAAGCGCTTTCATAGCGAGAAAAACGGATGAGGGGGTTAGAATTGAGCCAACCTAG
- a CDS encoding isopentenyl phosphate kinase, giving the protein MSQPRPTVLKIGGSVITDKSKELGVQMEAISRIADEILEANTKNLIIVHGGGSFGHPVAQKHAIKEGFKEESQIIGFAETHHVMTVLNGLFMDALIWRGVPAVSITPSSCIMTQNGRIICFEDSPLKQLMKMGFIPVLYGDAVFDAKLGFTILSGDQLVAFLAMRFNAKNIVIGVDVDGLYNADPKTNEKAKMFDRLTLAELRNVQKLLGGSNACDVTGGMANKIAELIPAIEHGIPVLIVNATKPKYIYKALKGERVKGTLIEKE; this is encoded by the coding sequence TTGAGCCAACCTAGACCAACTGTTCTGAAGATTGGCGGCTCTGTCATAACCGACAAAAGCAAAGAGCTTGGCGTGCAAATGGAAGCCATAAGCCGAATAGCAGACGAAATATTGGAGGCAAATACTAAAAACCTAATAATTGTTCATGGCGGCGGAAGTTTTGGTCACCCGGTGGCGCAAAAACATGCCATAAAAGAGGGTTTTAAGGAAGAATCCCAAATAATAGGGTTTGCAGAAACTCACCATGTCATGACCGTGCTTAATGGGCTTTTTATGGACGCCTTAATATGGCGGGGTGTTCCAGCGGTGAGCATTACGCCTTCTTCATGCATTATGACGCAGAATGGCAGAATAATTTGTTTTGAAGATTCTCCTCTAAAACAGCTTATGAAAATGGGCTTTATTCCAGTTCTTTACGGAGACGCTGTTTTTGACGCAAAGTTGGGCTTTACAATCTTATCTGGGGACCAGCTTGTCGCGTTCTTAGCCATGCGGTTCAACGCAAAAAACATCGTGATAGGCGTTGATGTGGATGGATTATATAACGCTGACCCAAAGACAAATGAGAAAGCCAAAATGTTCGACCGTTTAACCTTGGCGGAGCTTAGGAATGTTCAGAAACTTTTAGGCGGGTCCAACGCATGCGACGTGACTGGCGGAATGGCAAATAAAATTGCTGAGCTTATACCCGCAATAGAACATGGTATTCCCGTTTTAATAGTCAATGCTACAAAGCCCAAATATATCTATAAAGCCCTTAAGGGAGAAAGGGTTAAGGGCACACTTATAGAGAAGGAATAA
- the fni gene encoding type 2 isopentenyl-diphosphate Delta-isomerase produces MAEKTRKRKADHIRIATTYNVQAKNITTGFEDVHFVHRALPEIDKDKINLSTTVFNHKFSAPIIVSAITGGTGEASKINATIATIVEEFGLGMGVGSQRAALEDRRLEKTFAIVRKKAPTAFLMANIGGIQLAKGYNIKEAKKAVEMIDADALAIHLNPLQEAVQPEGETSFRGVLEKICEIVKELDKPVIVKETGAGIAAEEAKKLEAAGVKGIDVSGAGGTSFAAVEYFRAKGRRNIYNRRLGEVFWDWGIPTAISIVEVTQTVNIPVIASGGIRSGLDAAKALALGASLAALAQPVLQAAVEGLRQTRKTLRTLIEELRNTMFLVGAENIQQLHKVPLVITGKTAEWLKLRGFDTEVYARRGEG; encoded by the coding sequence TTGGCTGAAAAAACCAGAAAGCGCAAGGCAGACCACATCCGCATAGCCACAACCTACAATGTCCAAGCAAAGAACATCACAACAGGATTTGAAGACGTGCACTTCGTTCACAGAGCCCTACCGGAAATCGATAAGGACAAGATAAATCTTTCAACAACAGTTTTCAACCACAAGTTTTCCGCGCCAATAATTGTAAGCGCCATAACAGGCGGAACCGGTGAAGCTAGTAAAATTAATGCGACAATAGCCACCATTGTTGAGGAATTTGGGCTTGGAATGGGTGTTGGAAGCCAAAGGGCGGCGCTAGAAGACCGGAGGCTAGAAAAAACTTTTGCAATAGTTAGGAAAAAGGCGCCTACAGCTTTTTTGATGGCGAACATCGGTGGAATTCAGCTTGCCAAGGGATACAACATTAAAGAGGCAAAGAAAGCCGTAGAAATGATTGACGCTGACGCCTTAGCTATACATTTGAACCCCCTCCAAGAGGCAGTGCAACCAGAAGGCGAAACAAGTTTTAGGGGAGTCCTTGAAAAAATATGTGAAATTGTTAAGGAACTGGACAAGCCCGTCATTGTAAAAGAAACAGGGGCGGGTATAGCCGCTGAAGAAGCGAAAAAGCTTGAAGCCGCTGGAGTGAAAGGCATCGATGTGAGCGGAGCCGGTGGCACAAGCTTTGCCGCAGTGGAATATTTTCGGGCAAAGGGTAGGAGAAACATTTACAACAGAAGGCTAGGTGAAGTTTTCTGGGATTGGGGAATACCCACAGCAATAAGCATAGTTGAAGTTACACAAACAGTCAACATACCGGTCATAGCCTCCGGTGGAATAAGAAGCGGACTGGACGCGGCTAAAGCCCTAGCTTTGGGGGCAAGCCTCGCGGCTCTTGCACAACCAGTTTTGCAGGCGGCTGTTGAAGGCTTAAGACAAACAAGGAAGACATTACGCACGTTGATAGAAGAGCTTAGGAACACCATGTTCCTTGTTGGAGCGGAAAACATTCAGCAATTGCATAAAGTGCCATTGGTAATCACTGGGAAAACAGCTGAATGGCTGAAGTTGAGAGGCTTTGACACAGAGGTTTATGCAAGAAGGGGTGAGGGCTAG
- a CDS encoding polyprenyl synthetase family protein: protein MRASLVFDIGKLLEEKASIINKAIEKYIPRIFSKKAIIFKVSPPRYAYNIEAINKAVAEPIWEFLDRGGKRWRPALFLLICEALGKNPEDYVDYAIIPEVVHNGTLIIDDIEDASEFRRGKPCTHRIYGLDIAVNAGNTMYYLPLLPLMENREKLGSEKLARIYEIYVQEMINLSLGQAMDIAWHKGLADADKLDEENYLQMCAYKTGTLARMAAKIAAVVADAPDELIEKLGHFAESIGIAFQIQDDVLDLTGKEFAEKKGGRGQDITEGKRTLIVIHTLKVANAKDRKRLIEILKMHTSDQKLREEAIAIMQKYGSIEYAKNFARKIVEESWKEVEGLLPESDAKEKLNAFARFLIERKI from the coding sequence GTGAGGGCTAGCTTGGTTTTCGACATCGGGAAGCTTCTCGAGGAAAAAGCATCCATTATAAACAAAGCCATTGAGAAATATATCCCAAGAATTTTCTCGAAAAAAGCCATAATCTTTAAGGTTAGCCCGCCGAGATACGCATATAACATTGAAGCCATAAACAAAGCTGTTGCTGAACCCATTTGGGAGTTTTTAGACAGAGGTGGGAAACGGTGGCGTCCAGCCCTATTCCTGCTTATATGCGAGGCTTTAGGCAAAAATCCTGAAGATTATGTGGATTACGCCATAATTCCCGAAGTTGTGCACAACGGAACCCTGATAATAGACGACATAGAGGATGCCTCTGAATTCCGCAGAGGCAAGCCATGCACCCACAGGATTTATGGTTTGGACATAGCCGTAAACGCTGGCAATACCATGTATTATCTCCCGCTATTGCCGTTGATGGAGAACCGTGAAAAGCTGGGTTCCGAGAAGCTGGCAAGAATTTATGAGATTTATGTGCAAGAGATGATAAACCTAAGCCTTGGACAAGCCATGGACATAGCCTGGCACAAGGGCTTAGCAGACGCAGACAAGCTGGATGAGGAAAATTATTTGCAAATGTGCGCCTACAAAACTGGGACTTTGGCGAGGATGGCTGCCAAAATTGCCGCCGTGGTAGCCGACGCCCCAGACGAGCTTATTGAAAAACTTGGGCACTTTGCGGAAAGCATAGGCATAGCCTTCCAAATACAGGATGACGTGCTGGATTTGACTGGCAAGGAGTTTGCCGAGAAAAAGGGTGGACGTGGGCAAGACATAACGGAGGGAAAACGAACTCTTATAGTAATTCACACTCTGAAGGTTGCAAATGCTAAGGACAGGAAAAGGCTTATTGAGATTTTAAAAATGCACACTTCAGACCAGAAGCTAAGGGAAGAAGCAATAGCAATAATGCAAAAGTATGGCTCAATTGAGTACGCCAAAAACTTCGCCAGAAAAATTGTTGAGGAGAGCTGGAAAGAGGTGGAAGGGCTTCTTCCAGAATCGGATGCAAAGGAAAAGTTAAACGCCTTTGCAAGATTCCTTATTGAGAGAAAAATTTGA
- a CDS encoding glutamate--tRNA ligase, whose protein sequence is MNEIREDAELRETIRKFALLNAIKHDGKAQTGPVVGKVLAERPELRAKAKELTALVREMVDEVNSLSLSDQMRIVEERWPETLAKEKVGEEEKRLPPLPNADKYREIVTRFSPNPDCVLHLGSARAIVLCYEYARMYNGKFILRFEDTDPKLKRPVLEFYDRIREDLEWLGCKPDEEYIQSDRVPIYYEYAEKLLKDGNAYVCTCQPQAFREKVLAQKPCPCRGLPPEEHLERWECMLKGVCKEGEAVVRVKTDLKHPNPAVRDWPALRVIDIEQYPHPRVGTKYRVWPLYNFACGLDDHLMGVTHIIRGKEHLTNMVRQEYMYRHLGWRYPEAIHYGRLKIKGAHLSKSKIVQGIKEGLYKGWDDPRLATFAALRRRGITPEAIKKLIIDVGPKTSDVILSWENLYAYNRKILDPKVNRYFFVSNPIQLLVRHIPRTFTVKLRLHPEYPERGFKEYAIKPSEPNGEALFWISRMDLKVLAVGRIVRLMELFNIKIERVEAYSAEASFESESYEEARKAGAPLIHWVPMGMDVPCQVVMPDATITDGVAEKACKDLKPNDMVQFERFGFVRIDKVDAKITAYYAHK, encoded by the coding sequence TTGAACGAAATTAGAGAGGACGCCGAATTAAGGGAGACCATTCGAAAGTTTGCATTACTAAACGCCATAAAACATGACGGAAAAGCCCAGACAGGCCCAGTTGTTGGGAAGGTTTTAGCTGAAAGACCAGAACTGCGAGCCAAAGCAAAGGAGCTAACAGCCCTAGTGAGAGAGATGGTTGATGAGGTTAACAGTCTTTCATTAAGCGATCAGATGCGAATTGTAGAAGAGAGGTGGCCGGAAACCCTTGCAAAAGAAAAAGTTGGAGAAGAAGAGAAGAGGCTTCCTCCATTACCAAACGCTGACAAGTACCGGGAAATTGTCACACGCTTCTCGCCAAACCCAGATTGTGTTCTACATTTAGGCTCAGCCAGAGCCATAGTGCTATGCTATGAGTATGCTCGCATGTATAATGGCAAGTTCATTTTACGTTTCGAGGATACAGACCCCAAGCTGAAGAGGCCTGTTCTGGAATTTTACGATAGGATTAGGGAAGACTTGGAATGGCTTGGATGCAAACCGGATGAGGAGTATATCCAAAGCGACCGAGTCCCCATATACTACGAATATGCGGAAAAGTTGCTTAAGGATGGAAACGCCTATGTTTGCACATGCCAACCACAAGCCTTCAGAGAAAAGGTGTTAGCCCAAAAGCCTTGCCCATGCCGCGGCTTACCACCAGAAGAACATCTTGAAAGATGGGAATGCATGCTTAAAGGCGTATGTAAAGAAGGTGAAGCCGTAGTGCGTGTTAAGACGGATTTGAAGCATCCAAACCCAGCTGTTAGAGATTGGCCAGCCCTCCGTGTAATAGATATTGAGCAATATCCGCATCCAAGGGTTGGAACAAAATATCGTGTCTGGCCCCTCTACAACTTTGCGTGCGGGTTAGACGACCACTTGATGGGTGTGACTCACATAATTCGGGGCAAAGAACACTTGACAAACATGGTTCGGCAAGAGTATATGTATAGGCATTTGGGTTGGCGTTATCCAGAGGCAATCCACTACGGCAGACTAAAGATTAAGGGTGCACACTTAAGCAAGTCAAAAATTGTTCAAGGGATAAAGGAAGGCCTATATAAGGGATGGGACGACCCTAGGCTGGCAACATTTGCAGCCCTAAGGAGGCGTGGTATAACCCCGGAAGCCATCAAGAAACTTATAATTGATGTTGGTCCGAAAACTTCGGACGTCATTTTAAGCTGGGAGAACCTTTACGCTTATAACCGCAAAATCCTAGACCCAAAAGTAAACAGGTACTTCTTCGTGTCAAACCCTATACAACTCTTGGTTAGGCATATTCCACGAACATTCACTGTTAAGCTTCGATTGCATCCAGAATACCCAGAAAGAGGTTTCAAAGAATATGCCATAAAACCCTCCGAGCCAAATGGCGAAGCCCTATTTTGGATTTCAAGGATGGATTTGAAGGTTTTGGCCGTTGGAAGGATAGTTAGGCTCATGGAATTATTTAACATAAAAATTGAGCGAGTAGAGGCCTACTCGGCTGAAGCTTCCTTTGAAAGCGAGTCTTATGAAGAAGCTAGGAAGGCTGGGGCCCCTCTAATTCATTGGGTACCGATGGGGATGGACGTGCCTTGTCAAGTTGTGATGCCAGACGCCACCATAACTGACGGAGTAGCTGAGAAAGCATGCAAAGACTTAAAGCCAAACGATATGGTTCAGTTTGAAAGGTTCGGCTTCGTGAGAATAGACAAAGTTGACGCCAAAATCACAGCATATTATGCACATAAATAG
- a CDS encoding signal recognition particle subunit SRP19/SEC65 family protein, protein MRRQDKVVLWPAYFDSTKTRGEGRRIPKILAVPSPKITELKEAVEKLGFEYELVADAGYPKTPWLKTGMLLVTKKEAKNRLLKKVAKQLQKIRATVAAKSV, encoded by the coding sequence ATGCGTAGGCAGGATAAGGTTGTTTTGTGGCCAGCATACTTTGATTCGACAAAAACTAGGGGGGAGGGGAGAAGAATTCCGAAGATTTTGGCTGTGCCTTCTCCTAAAATCACGGAGCTTAAGGAAGCTGTGGAAAAGCTCGGGTTTGAATATGAACTTGTGGCAGATGCGGGTTATCCTAAGACGCCTTGGCTTAAGACTGGCATGCTCTTGGTAACAAAAAAGGAGGCAAAAAACCGGCTGCTTAAAAAGGTTGCAAAACAGTTGCAGAAAATTCGCGCAACCGTTGCGGCGAAATCTGTTTAG
- a CDS encoding 30S ribosomal protein S8e: MSVWHGDLHKRKPTGGKRRPYRGKRKFEQGSFPVETVLGEPKRKIERGRGGNAKVKVLSEKYACVTDLKTGKTEKAEILRVVKNPANVDYNRRGVITKGAIIETSLGLARVTSRPGQNGVVNAVLIGEEEAS, from the coding sequence GTGTCTGTTTGGCACGGCGACTTGCACAAGAGAAAACCAACAGGAGGAAAAAGGCGACCATACCGTGGGAAAAGGAAATTCGAGCAAGGCTCATTTCCAGTGGAAACGGTTCTAGGAGAACCTAAAAGGAAAATTGAGCGGGGAAGGGGCGGCAACGCAAAAGTGAAGGTTTTAAGCGAAAAATACGCTTGCGTAACAGACTTAAAAACTGGGAAAACTGAAAAAGCTGAAATTCTGCGTGTTGTCAAAAACCCAGCGAACGTTGACTACAACAGAAGAGGCGTGATAACAAAGGGCGCCATAATAGAGACATCATTAGGCTTGGCGCGTGTGACATCCAGGCCAGGTCAAAATGGCGTTGTAAACGCTGTTTTAATAGGTGAAGAAGAAGCAAGCTAA
- the scpB gene encoding SMC-Scp complex subunit ScpB, which yields MKAQPNNAEESSQIRQEKFISDLALVEAALYVAGRPLDLSELCSVLKTRSKNKAKRLVKILAQEYAKRDTALEILELKDERFVLQLKAEFTPHVRKLVKRPLLSTGPLKTLSYIALRQPVSQKRVVEARGHHAYGHIKLLKEMGLVTVERKGRASILKTTDYFADYFGLSHDIPTMKRELKKILEGEKASEDIAQNSALNV from the coding sequence ATGAAGGCTCAACCCAATAACGCAGAAGAAAGTTCGCAAATCAGACAGGAAAAATTCATCAGCGACCTTGCGCTGGTGGAGGCTGCATTATATGTTGCTGGTCGCCCCCTAGACCTCTCAGAGTTATGCTCAGTTCTAAAAACGCGTTCGAAAAACAAGGCTAAGCGGCTTGTAAAAATTTTAGCGCAGGAGTATGCCAAAAGGGACACAGCCCTTGAAATTCTCGAACTAAAGGATGAAAGGTTTGTTTTACAACTTAAAGCAGAATTTACACCGCATGTCCGAAAGCTTGTCAAAAGACCGCTGCTCTCCACCGGTCCATTAAAGACACTTTCCTACATAGCCCTAAGACAACCAGTCTCTCAAAAACGAGTGGTGGAAGCTCGAGGTCATCACGCTTACGGGCATATTAAACTGTTAAAAGAAATGGGCTTAGTTACCGTAGAGCGAAAGGGACGCGCCTCCATTTTGAAGACGACAGACTACTTTGCAGACTATTTTGGTCTAAGCCATGACATCCCAACCATGAAAAGGGAGCTGAAAAAGATTTTGGAAGGAGAAAAGGCTTCGGAAGATATTGCTCAAAACTCAGCTTTGAACGTTTAG